A DNA window from Rhizobium jaguaris contains the following coding sequences:
- a CDS encoding mandelate racemase/muconate lactonizing enzyme family protein: protein MPTSTTIKSVEAFQVSWEPNEPPGRRTAFIRVTTTDGIVGHGEASPMMGGEHSLGVVRDFAESLVGLDALDHAIIFDRLMHKYIKLGPEGAVTGALAALDIALWDIKGKFFNQPIHQLLGGAWRKEIPFYSSVGNNAFRTLDETLRAVEERFKSETPALIKFRQDGDRSRQDVDVPGDIAKIKAVRKLVGDGFPLAFDASNLYSVGTAMRVGRVLEEEGYIWFEEPVQHYNVRAMGEIAQRLSITVSAGEQTYTTQALVDMINAGVRMVQPDLIKMGGITGLMQCMAICHAHGVELVPHQTQPTIGHVANLHILSAIMHLTKPAEFADPSTRMHVAFDNLPKPQNGKFVVPSGPGLGLSINDAELNKRRS from the coding sequence GTGCCGACTTCTACAACCATCAAATCCGTCGAGGCTTTCCAAGTAAGCTGGGAGCCCAACGAGCCGCCGGGCCGCCGTACGGCCTTCATTCGCGTCACTACCACAGACGGCATCGTCGGCCATGGTGAGGCATCACCGATGATGGGCGGCGAGCACTCGCTCGGCGTCGTCAGGGATTTCGCCGAATCCCTGGTTGGCCTCGACGCGCTCGACCACGCCATCATCTTCGACCGGCTGATGCACAAATATATCAAGCTCGGGCCGGAAGGCGCGGTTACCGGTGCGCTCGCCGCACTCGATATCGCGCTCTGGGATATCAAGGGCAAGTTCTTCAACCAGCCGATCCATCAATTGCTCGGCGGTGCCTGGCGCAAGGAAATTCCCTTCTATTCCTCTGTCGGCAACAACGCCTTCCGCACTCTCGACGAGACGCTGCGTGCGGTCGAGGAACGCTTCAAGTCGGAAACGCCGGCACTGATCAAGTTCCGTCAGGACGGCGACCGGTCGCGCCAGGATGTCGACGTTCCCGGTGATATCGCCAAGATCAAGGCGGTGCGCAAACTGGTCGGCGATGGTTTCCCGCTCGCTTTCGATGCCAGCAATCTTTACTCCGTCGGCACAGCGATGCGCGTCGGCCGCGTACTGGAGGAGGAAGGCTACATCTGGTTCGAGGAGCCGGTGCAGCATTACAACGTCCGCGCCATGGGCGAGATCGCCCAGCGCCTCAGCATCACGGTTTCGGCCGGCGAGCAGACCTATACGACGCAAGCCCTCGTCGACATGATCAATGCCGGCGTGCGCATGGTGCAGCCCGACCTCATAAAGATGGGCGGCATTACCGGCCTGATGCAGTGCATGGCGATCTGCCACGCCCATGGCGTCGAATTGGTGCCGCACCAGACGCAACCGACGATCGGCCATGTTGCCAACCTGCATATCCTTTCCGCCATCATGCACCTGACCAAGCCGGCTGAATTCGCCGATCCGTCGACACGCATGCATGTCGCTTTCGACAATCTGCCGAAGCCTCAGAACGGAAAGTTTGTGGTGCCTTCTGGCCCGGGGCTGGGCCTTTCAATCAACGACGCCGAACTGAACAAGCGTCGCAGCTGA
- a CDS encoding ABC transporter substrate-binding protein translates to MSLKRREFLELAAATAAMSMVGLRAARAQSADVIRVGIAATGPRTSDPNQTTQGGDNWATEQMYEQLVRPEDGTFATTPDQYVPTLATEWTTSPDAKTWTFKLRQGVQFHKGYGEMTSDDVVFSFKRAIKEGTNTTILSNIADVVAKGPYEVDIQLKTPDVNLLGTSIFCNNTSIVSKKAFDKIGAEKFATDAVGTGPYELTRFDNQWGVAMKRHEGYWDTKNKAKIASAECVYIADTTARTLALLSGDVDMIEAVRAPGWVDSMLQRDSTLKFDMTAPGSFNTLHVNLNRKPFDNLKVRQAIMYAVDRHAVADALKPMGGFTAGLQPDFFPAGFKTEDLPPELQYNYDPDKAKALLAEAGFPNGFDFDSNCSQREDYSSIMLIVQEQLRAVGMRMNLHIGDHTAYHADNHMDKNTLALHSSSYPPIPTQLYFQQLSTKSEVKADGKGGINYSHYGVAMPGIDGLLDKALQSTDFKSYVDYCKQIELQVLRDLPLIGMSTLSFTVARNARVNLGYDVKSGYARWRFHRATKTA, encoded by the coding sequence ATGAGCCTGAAAAGACGTGAATTCCTTGAGCTGGCGGCTGCGACGGCGGCGATGAGCATGGTCGGGCTAAGGGCGGCTCGCGCGCAGAGTGCAGATGTGATCCGCGTCGGCATCGCCGCCACGGGCCCGCGCACCAGCGATCCGAACCAGACGACGCAGGGTGGCGACAACTGGGCGACCGAGCAGATGTACGAACAGCTTGTCCGCCCTGAAGACGGCACTTTCGCCACGACGCCGGATCAGTATGTTCCGACGCTCGCCACCGAGTGGACGACGTCGCCGGACGCCAAGACCTGGACGTTCAAGCTGCGCCAGGGCGTGCAGTTCCACAAAGGCTATGGCGAGATGACCTCCGACGACGTGGTCTTCTCCTTCAAGCGCGCGATCAAGGAAGGCACGAACACGACGATCTTGTCCAATATCGCCGATGTCGTTGCCAAGGGTCCTTATGAGGTCGATATCCAGTTGAAGACGCCTGACGTCAACCTGCTTGGCACGTCGATCTTCTGCAACAACACTTCGATCGTCTCGAAGAAAGCCTTCGACAAGATCGGCGCAGAAAAATTCGCCACCGATGCCGTCGGCACCGGTCCCTACGAACTCACCCGCTTTGACAATCAGTGGGGTGTCGCGATGAAGCGCCACGAGGGCTATTGGGACACGAAAAACAAGGCCAAGATCGCCAGCGCCGAATGTGTCTACATCGCCGACACCACCGCGCGTACGCTGGCGCTGCTATCGGGCGATGTCGACATGATCGAGGCGGTACGTGCGCCGGGCTGGGTCGATTCCATGCTGCAGCGCGACTCGACGCTGAAATTCGACATGACTGCACCGGGCTCGTTCAACACGCTCCACGTCAACCTCAACCGCAAGCCCTTTGACAACCTCAAGGTACGCCAGGCGATCATGTATGCCGTCGACCGTCACGCGGTTGCCGATGCATTGAAGCCGATGGGCGGTTTTACGGCCGGCCTGCAGCCGGATTTCTTCCCGGCCGGCTTCAAGACTGAGGACCTGCCGCCCGAACTGCAATACAATTACGATCCGGACAAGGCGAAGGCGCTGCTTGCCGAAGCCGGTTTCCCGAACGGCTTCGATTTCGACAGCAATTGCAGCCAGCGCGAGGACTATTCCTCGATCATGCTGATCGTACAGGAACAGTTGCGCGCGGTCGGCATGCGCATGAACCTGCATATTGGCGACCACACCGCCTATCATGCCGACAACCACATGGACAAGAACACGCTCGCGCTACATTCGTCGAGCTATCCGCCGATCCCGACGCAGCTTTATTTCCAGCAGCTTTCGACCAAGTCCGAGGTCAAGGCCGACGGCAAGGGCGGCATCAACTACAGCCACTATGGCGTTGCCATGCCCGGCATCGACGGGTTGCTCGACAAGGCGCTGCAGTCCACCGACTTCAAGAGCTACGTCGATTATTGCAAACAGATCGAACTACAGGTGCTTCGTGATTTGCCATTGATCGGCATGTCGACGCTGTCCTTCACCGTGGCGCGCAATGCCCGCGTCAATCTCGGCTACGACGTCAAGAGTGGTTACGCCCGCTGGCGTTTCCATCGCGCCACCAAGACCGCGTAG
- a CDS encoding MaoC family dehydratase — protein sequence MPLSTDKALFPRSLAVHVQLDDDPRYRGSIHDDDVARARGYKAALVPGAFVYGHISRVAIEAWGQAWAERGGMSARFRRPVYNGDVLTIKAGELTDDPQMRRAEIRAVNEEGEEVASGWVGLRDAQPVAPDISGFAILPRPETPPRVAAGALRPGMPVTTADRVLTETDFRKSLSAFSERHPLYSNSGFVHSGCLMRLAMGDTNNSFAFPAPVVLTSAEAQHFGLVRPGQRLTTAGRITDASLRKGKYYFESEEFMMADGVLVARFLRTSIYAYA from the coding sequence ATGCCCCTCTCTACCGATAAAGCACTCTTCCCGCGCAGTTTGGCTGTTCATGTTCAGCTCGATGATGACCCCCGCTACAGGGGGTCGATCCATGACGACGATGTGGCTCGGGCTCGAGGTTATAAGGCGGCTCTGGTGCCTGGGGCCTTCGTCTATGGCCATATCAGTCGTGTGGCGATCGAAGCCTGGGGGCAGGCATGGGCGGAGCGCGGTGGCATGAGTGCCCGCTTTCGCCGGCCCGTCTACAATGGCGATGTGCTGACCATCAAGGCCGGCGAACTTACGGACGATCCTCAGATGCGTCGGGCCGAGATCCGCGCCGTCAACGAGGAGGGCGAAGAGGTCGCGTCCGGCTGGGTCGGGTTGCGGGATGCGCAACCTGTCGCGCCGGATATTTCAGGCTTCGCGATATTGCCGCGGCCGGAGACGCCGCCGCGTGTCGCAGCTGGTGCGTTGCGGCCGGGCATGCCGGTGACGACAGCCGACAGGGTGTTGACCGAAACGGATTTCCGCAAATCGCTTTCGGCTTTCAGTGAGCGGCATCCGCTCTACAGCAATTCCGGTTTCGTGCATTCCGGCTGCCTGATGCGGCTCGCCATGGGCGACACCAACAACAGCTTCGCCTTTCCGGCGCCGGTGGTTTTGACCAGTGCCGAGGCGCAGCATTTCGGCCTTGTCCGTCCCGGCCAGCGCCTGACCACAGCCGGACGCATAACCGATGCGTCGCTGCGCAAAGGTAAATATTATTTCGAGAGCGAGGAGTTCATGATGGCCGATGGTGTGCTCGTTGCCCGGTTCCTTCGGACTTCGATCTACGCTTACGCCTGA
- a CDS encoding CaiB/BaiF CoA transferase family protein, producing the protein MPGALDDLRVVDFSDNLGGQYCARLFADFGAEVILVEPEAGSRIRRMPPFPVKDSGLSQRFWHLNTGKRSVSLDRQGSEGRARLDALLASADVAILPEDFDAAEVEKINPQCVAVTVSPFGKDGPLKDWKAPEIVLQALSGMMNNNGEFGREPLYGVGDRASFAAGVAAYIGIMAALSARSADGKGQAVSVDIEETAAAMCFPYVLRHIYNSSVHRRNDQTIPAGQVKCRDGWVCIWIYNHRWYAVCTALDLPEMERDARFADPAIRRRNWDAMFAIIQEKVADLAAEDLVERLQQAQVIAAKAYRPSEQFGNAHLNSRNYWESVDGRVILGPPFRMSETPRRVRAGAPDLGEANRDLDGFMGHPRPSRVAALPPQNEDGAGFVPGGRSKQGAVASGQTIKGIEATAKLGNSPHPEAQRPQAGASKDEGRQGTEVPHLPLQGIRVIEITTAWAGPMAGRVLCYFGAESIHVESPNRVNSWRLNKEKPNPINFPDGEPGERFFDRSFLFNSQNVNKLSCILNLKTEEGRQTLRRLVAVADVLICNFRPGTLAKLGLDYDNLTKIKPDIIVAELPAFGRHGPMSGYAALGPTMEMATGMSAMMGYRNGQPENTGPSYLDPIGGFNAAAAILTALHYRQRTGEGQYIEVPQVEAAMQLIGAELLLATETGLDPVPDGNHVAHMAPHDAFPAIGEDQWVVIAAEDETQWRALCAVMERPDLAEDSRFATLAARRANEDLLTGIIADWTRGRSKHEVARRLQEAGVAAAPVATAADLAGSDYLAHRGFFTELNHPDAGRHPYPGLPIHLSRTPGTQRSAAPQFGGDNMRVLRDILTLSDEEIDQLQASAATATVPFADG; encoded by the coding sequence ATGCCCGGTGCATTGGACGATCTCAGAGTCGTCGATTTCTCGGACAATTTGGGCGGTCAATATTGCGCGCGCCTGTTTGCCGACTTCGGCGCGGAGGTAATCCTGGTGGAGCCGGAAGCCGGGTCGCGGATCCGGCGCATGCCGCCCTTCCCGGTGAAGGACAGCGGGCTTTCGCAGCGCTTCTGGCATCTCAACACAGGCAAACGTTCCGTCAGCCTCGACCGCCAAGGCAGCGAAGGTCGAGCCCGGTTGGACGCGCTGCTCGCAAGTGCCGACGTCGCGATCCTGCCGGAGGATTTCGATGCGGCCGAGGTGGAGAAGATCAATCCACAATGTGTCGCCGTCACCGTCAGTCCCTTCGGCAAGGATGGGCCGCTGAAGGATTGGAAGGCACCGGAAATCGTGCTGCAGGCGCTGTCGGGCATGATGAACAACAACGGGGAATTCGGGCGCGAGCCGTTGTATGGCGTCGGCGACCGCGCTTCGTTTGCCGCCGGCGTGGCGGCCTATATCGGCATCATGGCGGCGCTTTCTGCGCGCTCCGCCGATGGCAAGGGGCAAGCGGTCAGCGTCGATATCGAGGAAACGGCGGCTGCCATGTGTTTTCCCTATGTGCTCCGGCACATCTACAATAGCTCGGTCCATCGCCGCAATGATCAGACCATCCCGGCAGGCCAGGTGAAATGCCGCGACGGCTGGGTGTGCATCTGGATCTATAATCACCGCTGGTATGCGGTGTGTACGGCTCTCGATCTGCCGGAAATGGAGCGCGATGCGCGTTTCGCCGATCCGGCCATCCGGCGGCGAAACTGGGACGCCATGTTTGCCATCATCCAAGAGAAGGTTGCGGATCTTGCCGCCGAAGACCTAGTGGAACGGTTGCAGCAAGCGCAGGTGATCGCCGCCAAAGCCTATCGTCCGTCCGAACAATTCGGCAATGCCCATCTTAACAGCCGCAATTATTGGGAAAGCGTCGACGGCCGGGTCATCCTCGGGCCGCCGTTTCGCATGAGCGAGACGCCGCGCCGCGTGCGGGCGGGTGCGCCCGATCTGGGTGAGGCGAACCGTGATCTGGACGGATTTATGGGCCACCCTCGTCCTTCGAGGGTCGCTGCGCTCCCACCTCAGAATGAGGATGGAGCCGGTTTTGTGCCTGGAGGCAGAAGCAAACAGGGCGCTGTTGCGTCAGGGCAAACCATCAAAGGAATTGAAGCAACGGCCAAGCTCGGGAATAGCCCTCATCCTGAGGCGCAGAGGCCGCAGGCCGGAGCCTCGAAGGACGAGGGCAGGCAAGGGACAGAAGTTCCACATCTCCCTCTGCAAGGCATCCGGGTCATCGAGATCACCACAGCCTGGGCCGGGCCGATGGCAGGGCGGGTGCTCTGCTATTTCGGGGCCGAATCGATCCACGTGGAGTCGCCGAACCGGGTCAATTCCTGGCGATTGAACAAGGAGAAGCCCAATCCGATCAATTTTCCGGACGGCGAGCCGGGCGAGCGGTTCTTCGACCGATCTTTTCTGTTCAACTCGCAGAACGTCAACAAGCTCTCCTGCATTCTCAATCTGAAGACGGAGGAGGGGCGGCAGACATTGCGGCGGCTGGTGGCCGTGGCTGACGTACTGATCTGTAATTTTCGGCCGGGAACGCTTGCCAAGCTCGGGCTCGATTATGACAATCTCACTAAGATCAAGCCGGATATCATCGTTGCGGAACTGCCGGCGTTCGGGCGGCATGGACCAATGTCCGGCTATGCGGCGCTGGGCCCGACCATGGAAATGGCGACCGGCATGTCCGCAATGATGGGCTATCGCAATGGCCAGCCGGAGAATACCGGTCCTTCCTATCTCGATCCGATCGGCGGCTTCAATGCCGCGGCTGCTATTCTGACCGCGCTGCACTACCGGCAGCGAACCGGCGAGGGTCAATATATCGAGGTACCGCAGGTGGAGGCGGCGATGCAGCTCATCGGCGCGGAGCTGCTGCTTGCGACCGAAACCGGCCTCGATCCGGTGCCCGACGGCAATCACGTCGCCCATATGGCTCCGCACGATGCGTTTCCGGCTATCGGCGAAGACCAATGGGTGGTGATTGCCGCGGAAGACGAGACGCAGTGGCGGGCGCTCTGTGCAGTCATGGAAAGACCCGATCTGGCCGAAGACAGCCGCTTTGCGACGCTGGCAGCGCGACGTGCCAATGAGGATCTGCTGACCGGAATCATCGCGGATTGGACGCGTGGACGCAGCAAGCATGAGGTAGCGCGGCGGCTACAGGAGGCTGGTGTTGCTGCGGCGCCGGTCGCAACCGCTGCCGATCTTGCCGGCAGCGACTATCTCGCCCATCGCGGTTTCTTCACCGAACTCAATCATCCCGATGCCGGGCGGCATCCGTATCCGGGCCTGCCGATCCACCTGAGCCGCACGCCCGGCACACAGCGCAGTGCGGCTCCGCAATTCGGCGGCGACAATATGCGCGTGCTCCGGGATATCCTGACTCTGTCAGACGAAGAGATCGATCAACTCCAGGCCAGCGCCGCGACGGCGACCGTGCCATTTGCCGATGGGTGA